The Anguilla anguilla isolate fAngAng1 chromosome 4, fAngAng1.pri, whole genome shotgun sequence genome has a window encoding:
- the rtca gene encoding RNA 3'-terminal phosphate cyclase, which yields MAATSFEIDGSVMEGGGQILRVSAALSCIHGASVRINKIRAGRSTPGLRPQHLSGLELVRDLTGGNLEGAMVGSTEITLTPGKIKGGNHIADTHTAGSVGLLLQVALPCALFAAGPSELCLKGGTNAEMAPQIDYTIKVFKPIMEKFGVHFDCDLKMRGYYPKGGGEVVVKVNPVKELSPISMTERGTITKIYGRAFVAGVLPFKLAKDMSTAAVRSIRKEIKDLYVNIQSLQEKDKACGNGNGIIIIAESSTGCIFAGSALGKKGVYADKVGMEAAEMLLRNIRHNGCVDEFLQDQLIMFMALAQGTSRIRTGPVTLHTQTAIHVAEQLTKAKFVVTKAEDELSTSDTYIIECQGAAVPNSNF from the exons atggctgcaacgTCGTTCGAAATTGACGGAAGTGTAATGGAGGGG ggGGGTCAGATATTGAGAGTGTCTGCGGCACTGAGTTGCATCCATGGCGCCTCTGTAAGAATAAACAAAATCCGAGCAGGTAGAAGTACACCAGGATTAAG ACCTCAGCATTTGTCAGGGTTGGAGCTGGTGCGGGACTTGACTGGGGGCAATCTGGAGGGGGCCATGGTTGGATCTACAGAAATCACACTGACCCCTGGCAAAATTAAGGGTGGGAATCACATTGCAGACACCCATACTGCAGG GAGTGTGGGGCTGTTGCTGCAGGTCGCCCTGCCCTGTGCGCTGTTTGCTGCTGGGCCGTCTGAGCTGTGTCTGAAGGGGGGCACCAACGCGGAGATGGCTCCTCAGATCGACTACACCATAAAG GTTTTCAAGCCAATCATGGAGAAATTTGGGGTGCATTTTGACTGTGATCTGAAAATGAG AGGGTACTATCCCAAAGGTGGAGGTGAGGTGGTGGTCAAGGTCAATCCGGTGAAGGAGCTGAGTCCCATCAGCATGACGGAGAGGGGCACCATCACCAAGATCTACGGCAGGGCCTTCGTGGCTGGCGTTCTGCCCTTTAAG CTCGCCAAGGACATGTCAACGGCAGCCGTGCGCAGCATCAGGAAGGAGATCAAGGACTTGTACGTCAACATCCAGTCCCTGCAGGAGAAGGACAAGGCCTGCGGCAATGGGAACGGCATCAT TATCATTGCAGAGTCTTCCACTGGCTGTATATTTGCTGGCTCCGCCTTGGGCAAGAAAG GTGTGTATGCTGATAAAGTGGGCATGGAGGCTGCAGAAATGCTGCTGAGGAACATCAGACACAACGGCTGTGTGGACGAGTTCCTACAGGACCAG CTCATCATGTTCATGGCGCTGGCACAGGGCACGTCCAGAATCCGCACCGGGCCAGTCACgctgcacacacagaccgcCATCCATGTGGCAGAACAGCTCACGAAG GCCAAGTTTGTAGTGACGAAGGCGGAGGATGAGCTTTCCACCAGCGACACCTACATCATAGAGTGCCAGGGAGCTGCCGTCCCCAACTCCAACTTCTAG